From the Diospyros lotus cultivar Yz01 chromosome 13, ASM1463336v1, whole genome shotgun sequence genome, one window contains:
- the LOC127788246 gene encoding protein JINGUBANG-like yields the protein MGILRCPFPCRRAEDSTHQSPSSHLHSESSSSSSLYSQSSLPSVPSLTPPPHDQPAASRHHCAATLRAHSSHIFSLSLAGKHLFSGTSEGELRIWPRDPSPASTLHGTAVASTNSAVKALAVLGGKLFTAHQDHKIRVWKMDLDAGSGGNQQFKCVATLPTVQDRVARLFFAKNYVEVRRHKKCTWVHHVDTVSGLAVSRDGYLLYSASWDRTFKVWRTADFKCLESVRNAHDDAINALALSTDGFVYTGSADKKIKVWKKQEGEEKHSLVATLEKHKSAVNALALSTDGSVLYSGACDRSIIVWEKGCGGGGGGEYMAVAGALRGHGKAILCLAVVADVVFSGSADKTVRIWRRTVERSYCCLAVLEGHRGPVKCLTAAVDGSCSSSGDSNSCSGNGTCYKVYSGSLDCDIKVWQIWVPSL from the exons ATGGGAATTCTCCGGTGCCCTTTCCCTTGCCGGAGGGCTGAAGATTCCACCCACCAATCTCCGTCCTCCCACCTCCACTCGgagtcctcctcctcctcctctctctaCTCCCAGTCCAGCCTCCCCTCCGTTCCTTCCCTCACGCCGCCGCCTCACGACCAACCCGCCGCCTCCCGCCACCACTGCGCCGCCACCCTCCGCGCCCACTCCTCCCacatcttctccctctccctcgcCGGAAAACACCTCTTCAGCGGCACATCCGAGGGCGAGCTCCGGATATGGCCCCGTGACCCTTCCCCGGCTTCCACCCTCCACGGCACTGCAGTCGCCTCTACCAATAGCGCCGTCAAGGCCCTCGCCGTTCTCGGCGGAAAGCTATTCACGGCTCACCAGGACCACAAAATCCGGGTGTGGAAGATGGATCTGGACGCCGGCAGCGGCGGCAACCAGCAATTCAAGTGCGTGGCCACATTACCGACAGTCCAAGATCGCGTCGCCAGGCTCTTCTTCGCCAAGAACTATGTGGAGGTCCGGCGCCACAAGAAGTGCACTTGGGTGCACCACGTCGACACAGTATCGGGGCTGGCGGTGTCGAGAGACGGCTACTTGCTATACTCCGCTTCCTGGGATCGGACCTTCAAGGTCTGGCGAACCGCCGACTTCAAGTGCTTGGAATCG GTCCGGAACGCGCATGACGACGCGATCAACGCTCTGGCTTTGTCGACCGATGGGTTCGTCTACACCGGCTCGGCGGACAAGAAGATAAAGGTGTGGAAGAAGCAAGAAGGAGAGGAGAAGCACAGCCTGGTGGCAACATTAGAGAAGCACAAGTCGGCCGTAAATGCTTTGGCTCTTAGCACCGATGGGTCCGTGCTTTATTCCGGCGCCTGTGATCGGTCCATAATTGTTTGGGAAAAAGgctgcggcggcggcggcggcggcgagtaCATGGCGGTGGCCGGGGCACTGAGAGGGCACGGCAAGGCGATTCTGTGCCTGGCGGTGGTGGCGGATGTGGTGTTCAGTGGATCGGCGGATAAAACGGTTAGGATTTGGAGGAGAACGGTTGAGAGGAGTTACTGTTGTTTGGCGGTGCTCGAAGGGCACAGAGGGCCGGTGAAGTGTTTGACGGCAGCTGTGGATGGTAGCTGTAGTAGTAGTGGTGATAGCAATTCCTGCTCTGGAAATGGGACTTGCTATAAGGTGTATAGCGGCAGCCTGGATTGTGATATTAAGGTCTGGCAAATATGGGTTCCCTCCCTTTAA
- the LOC127787948 gene encoding metalloendoproteinase 2-MMP-like produces the protein MARLSAALFMAFFLASAFPASFALPHLPHFFPNISSIPKSLIPNTTDGVWDGFHKFAGCSPGKRADGLAKLKHYFQYFGYINTSWANFTDDFDDALESAIRTYQLNYNLNVTGELDEPTLKQIVRPRCGVADIINGTSSMKSGKATTSNGHIHSVAHYAFFPGTPRWPDSKRDLTYAFLPDNQLSDQVKAIFGRAFDRWAAVIPMTFSETSSYYSADIRIGFYSGDHGDGEPFDGVLGTLAHAFSPTSGRFHLDLDENWVVDGDVSTASSSSAVDLESVAVHEIGHLLGLGHSSVEGAIMYPTISSGTKRVELVTDDVQGIQFLYGSNPNYNGSSTSTTTSQERDTSASAPHIVSQSWSRRLLLAVAFLFFTL, from the exons ATGGCGAGGCTTTCTGCAGCTCTGTTTATGGCTTTCTTTTTGGCCTCGGCTTTTCCGGCTTCTTTTGCTCTGCCTCACTTGCCTCATTTCTTTCCTAATATATCGTCCATCCCGAAGTCGCTGATACCCAACACCACCGACGGCGTCTGGGACGGCTTCCATAAGTTTGCCGGCTGCAGCCCCGGGAAAAGGGCCGACGGCTTGGCCAAACTGAAGCACTACTTCCAGTACTTCGGTTACATCAACACCTCTTGGGCCAACTTCACCGACGATTTCGACGACGCGCTGGAGTCGGCGATCCGAACCTACCAGCTCAATTACAATCTCAACGTCACCGGCGAGCTCGACGAGCCCACCCTCAAGCAGATTGTCCGCCCCCGATGCGGCGTCGCCGATATAATCAACG GTACCAGCTCCATGAAGTCCGGGAAAGCTACGACCTCGAATGGGCATATTCATTCCGTGGCTCACTACGCTTTCTTCCCCGGGACGCCACGCTGGCCGGACAGCAAGCGCGACTTAACCTACGCGTTTCTGCCGGACAACCAGCTCTCCGACCAGGTCAAGGCCATCTTTGGCCGCGCGTTCGACCGGTGGGCGGCGGTTATACCCATGACTTTCAGCGAAACGTCGTCGTACTACTCCGCGGACATCCGGATCGGATTCTACAGCGGCGACCACGGCGACGGCGAGCCTTTTGACGGCGTACTGGGGACGCTAGCCCACGCCTTCTCGCCGACCAGCGGGCGCTTCCACCTTGACCTCGACGAGAACTGGGTAGTCGACGGGGACGTGTCGACGGCGTCCTCGAGCTCCGCCGTGGACCTGGAGTCGGTGGCGGTTCACGAGATCGGGCATCTGCTGGGTTTGGGTCACTCGTCGGTGGAAGGGGCGATCATGTACCCGACCATTTCGTCGGGTACGAAGCGGGTCGAGCTCGTCACCGATGATGTCCAGGGGATCCAGTTTCTGTACGGGTCGAACCCGAATTACAATGGGTCGTCGACGTCCACAACGACCAGTCAGGAGAGAGACACCAGTGCTAGTGCGCCCCACATCGTGAGTCAATCATGGAGCCGGCGGCTGCTATTGGCCGTTGCATTTCTGTTTTTCACACTgtga